Proteins from one Esox lucius isolate fEsoLuc1 chromosome 19, fEsoLuc1.pri, whole genome shotgun sequence genomic window:
- the LOC105022157 gene encoding leucine-rich repeat neuronal protein 2, protein MRMLREPMVLQQLILCVCVCMSSALVVHPLAWQVSCPAGCVCQIKPWFSPQSVSHEAPTVDCNNLFLTQLPSLLPPDTHTLRLQSNLLSTLETHLLHTLYNLTELDLSQNRFSSVRTLTLTQLQAPSLPSLLSLHLEENQLRALPAASFCSLPALQELFLSHNRLSYLAPGAFSGLVSLLRLHLNNNHLTSIDPRWFTALPQLQVLMLGGNPVEVLPDGGFQALGSLRSLVLGGMGIKGLPEKALEGLDSLESLSFYDNLLIRVPTQALRRLPGLKFLDLNKNRLSLVQTGDFKDLVHLTELGLNNMEELVAIERAAMENLPELTKLEITNNPRLSYIHPEAFLHLDKLESLMLNSNALSALHQHTVLSLPSLREVSLHSNPLRCDCLFRWVADEHTHTDRHTHTDRHTHTDRHTLQAVRFIQPQATLCSEPPELRARRVKEVLITEMSASCLPLIPPGILPTYVGVREGEKQALHCRALAEPKPTIYWVTPNGLTLGQSDHSRSPTPASAQMSNSSSYHSLPPNASVLWSGLTPTPTSSPIYRLLPEGTLEIAAVTVQEAGLYTCVAENTLGADTHTVTIGVHRHRRGG, encoded by the coding sequence ATGAGGATGCTGAGGGAGCCAATGGTACTGCAGCAGctgatcctgtgtgtgtgtgtgtgtatgtccagtGCTCTAGTGGTCCATCCCTTGGCATGGCAGGTCTCCTGTCcggcagggtgtgtgtgtcagatcaAGCCCTGGTTCTCCCCCCAGTCAGTGTCTCATGAAGCACCTACTGTGGACTGTAACAACCTATTCCTGACCCAGCTGCCTTCCCTTCtccccccagacacacacacactccgccTGCAGAGTAACCTGCTGTCCACCTTGGAGACCCATCTGTTACACACACTCTACAACCTCACTGAGCTGGATCTGTCTCAAAACCGCTTCAGTAGTGTAagaaccctaaccttaacccagcTCCAGGCTCCCTCCTTGCCCTCCCTACTTTCCTTGCACTTAGAGGAGAACCAGCTCCGGGCCCTGCCCGCTGCCTCCTTCTGCTCCTTGCCGGCGCTGCAGGAGCTGTTCCTCAGCCACAACCGTCTATCCTACCTGGCTCCTGGAGCCTTCTCTGGCCTGGTCTCTTTGCTGCGCTTGCACCTCAATAACAACCACCTGACTTCAATAGATCCACGCTGGTTCACTGCCCTGCCCCAACTCCAGGTGCTAATGCTTGGGGGAAACCCAGTAGAGGTCCTACCTGATGGTGGCTTCCAGGCTCTGGGTTCTCTACGCAGCCTGGTGTTAGGGGGCATGGGGATAAAAGGGCTGCCTGAAAAGGCACTGGAGGGGCTGGACAGTCTGGAGAGCCTGTCCTTCTATGACAACCTCCTGATCAGAGTCCCTACACAGGCTCTGAGGAGGCTCCCAGGGCTCAAGTTCCTGGATCTGAACAAAAACCGCCTGAGTCTGGTTCAGACGGGGGACTTCAAAGACTTGGTCCACTTGACAGAGCTGGGTCTGAACAACATGGAGGAGCTGGTGGCCATCGAGAGAGCAGCCATGGAGAACCTACCTGAGCTCACCAAGTTGGAGATAACCAACAACCCCCGGCTGTCTTACATCCACCCCGAGGCCTTCCTTCACCTGGACAAGCTGGAAAGCCTGATGCTGAACTCCAATGCTCTGAGTGCTCTGCACCAACATACTGTCCTGTCCTTGCCCAGCCTTAGGGAGGTCAGCCTGCACTCTAACCCCCTTCGCTGTGATTGCCTTTTCCGCTGGGTGGCTGACgagcacacccacacagacaggcacacccacacagacaggcacacccacacagacaggcacacccTGCAGGCCGTGAGGTTTATCCAGCCTCAGGCCACCCTGTGCTCAGAGCCTCCAGAGCTGCGGGCTCGCAGGGTGAAGGAGGTATTGATCACAGAGATGTCTGCCTCCTGCCTTCCTCTCATCCCCCCTGGCATCCTCCCCACCTACGTGGgggtgagagaaggggagaagcAGGCTTTGCACTGCCGTGCCCTGGCCGAACCTAAGCCCACCATATACTGGGTCACTCCTAACGGGCTAACACTGGGCCAGTCCGACCACAGCCGAAGCCCCACCCCGGCGTCCGCACAGATGTCCAACTCCTCGTCTTACCACTCCCTGCCGCCAAACGCCTCTGTCCTTTGGTCCGgcctcacccccacccccacctcctcccccatctACCGACTCCTGCCAGAGGGGACGTTGGAGATAGCGGCGGTGACAGTCCAGGAGGCGGGTCTGTACACCTGTGTGGCTGAGAACACACTGGGGGCTGACACTCACACTGTGACTATTGGGGTACACAGGCACAGGAGGGGGGGTTGA